The following proteins are co-located in the Paludibaculum fermentans genome:
- a CDS encoding methyl-accepting chemotaxis protein, with protein sequence MQWFNNLKIGAKLQAGFALVACIAGLIGWVGLSGLSVMNQRSSMLYADRLVPIRDLGYANAAVLNIRTEVRNMLLSNSQEERQRAVSAIQDDNDKLEARIDAYSKTNLTDEEKSMLEKFRTSWPTYKRGRDQVIGLVQAGREAQAKDMMFGQLRVLQSEVRNSIQALIDINAKQAETDRKANEVAASEARTKIMAFLGLGVFSSIGLGMLFAVMIGRPLKAMQNAAAQLAEGDASVNVELDTKDELGLLARAFRTMTAVIRERAEQAQRIAAGDFNVQITASSEKDVLGKSFVKVVEAVRRLATETETLTKAAVEGKLSTRGDVTRFEGGYRSIVEGVNKTLDAVLEPVNEAAVVLERIARKDMTARVAGQYRGDHASIKDNINKMADDLRGSLHQIAQNASSLSTASEQLSSISQQLAGNAEETATQANVVSAASEQVSKNVSVVASGSEQMQSSIREIAKNANEAARVARNAVSTAETTNQTITKLGESSIEIGQVIKVITSIAQQTNLLALNATIEAARAGEAGKGFAVVANEVKELAKETAKATEEIGQKIEAIQGDTVGAVKAIGEITAIIAQINDISNTIASAVEEQTVTTNEIGRNVMEASKGTNEIAKNNAGVAEAARSTTAGTADSEKAARSLSQMAAHLQKLVGEFTI encoded by the coding sequence ATGCAGTGGTTTAACAATTTGAAAATCGGCGCCAAGCTTCAGGCCGGGTTCGCCCTGGTGGCGTGCATTGCCGGGCTCATCGGTTGGGTTGGGTTATCCGGCCTTAGCGTAATGAATCAGCGGTCGTCCATGCTATACGCTGACCGCCTTGTGCCCATTCGTGATCTTGGGTACGCCAATGCAGCGGTATTGAACATTCGCACCGAGGTGCGCAACATGCTGCTCAGCAACAGCCAGGAGGAGCGGCAGCGGGCTGTAAGCGCCATTCAGGACGACAATGACAAGCTCGAGGCCCGCATCGACGCGTACTCGAAGACCAATCTCACGGATGAGGAAAAGTCGATGCTGGAGAAGTTCCGCACCAGCTGGCCCACGTACAAACGAGGGCGCGACCAGGTGATTGGCTTGGTCCAGGCGGGCCGCGAGGCTCAGGCAAAGGACATGATGTTTGGCCAGCTACGGGTGTTGCAGTCGGAAGTACGCAATAGCATACAAGCGCTCATCGACATCAACGCCAAACAAGCAGAAACCGACCGCAAGGCGAATGAAGTAGCTGCCAGTGAGGCCAGGACCAAGATCATGGCATTCCTGGGACTGGGCGTTTTCAGCTCCATCGGTTTGGGCATGCTTTTCGCTGTAATGATCGGCCGGCCGCTGAAGGCGATGCAGAACGCCGCGGCTCAGTTGGCTGAGGGCGATGCCAGCGTGAATGTGGAGCTTGACACCAAGGATGAACTTGGTTTGCTGGCACGCGCCTTTCGAACGATGACGGCTGTGATTCGCGAGCGAGCTGAACAAGCACAGCGCATCGCCGCGGGTGATTTCAATGTGCAGATCACGGCAAGTTCGGAGAAGGATGTGCTGGGCAAGAGCTTCGTGAAAGTGGTGGAAGCGGTGCGGCGCCTGGCAACTGAGACGGAGACCCTCACAAAGGCGGCGGTAGAAGGGAAACTATCGACACGCGGCGACGTCACGCGGTTTGAAGGCGGGTACCGCTCGATCGTGGAAGGTGTCAACAAGACCCTGGATGCGGTTCTGGAGCCGGTCAACGAGGCGGCGGTCGTGCTGGAGCGGATTGCGCGGAAGGATATGACGGCACGGGTCGCAGGCCAGTATCGGGGCGACCATGCCAGCATCAAGGACAACATCAACAAGATGGCCGACGATCTGCGCGGCAGCCTGCATCAGATTGCGCAAAACGCCAGTTCGCTGTCGACGGCCTCTGAACAGCTGAGCTCGATCAGCCAGCAGTTGGCGGGCAATGCGGAGGAGACCGCGACTCAGGCGAATGTCGTTTCCGCAGCCAGCGAACAGGTTTCCAAGAATGTTTCCGTGGTGGCTTCCGGCAGCGAGCAGATGCAGTCGTCCATTCGCGAGATCGCCAAGAACGCGAATGAAGCGGCGCGAGTCGCCCGCAACGCGGTCAGCACCGCGGAAACCACGAATCAGACCATCACTAAGCTGGGTGAGTCGAGCATCGAGATCGGCCAGGTGATCAAGGTGATCACCTCCATCGCACAGCAAACGAATCTTCTGGCCCTGAACGCGACTATCGAAGCGGCTCGAGCCGGAGAGGCAGGCAAAGGCTTCGCGGTTGTCGCCAATGAAGTCAAGGAACTCGCGAAGGAGACAGCGAAGGCGACTGAGGAGATCGGCCAGAAGATCGAAGCCATTCAGGGTGATACTGTCGGCGCGGTCAAGGCAATTGGCGAAATCACCGCCATCATCGCGCAGATCAACGACATTTCGAACACCATCGCTTCCGCCGTGGAGGAACAGACGGTCACCACCAATGAGATTGGGCGCAATGTCATGGAAGCGTCCAAGGGCACGAATGAGATCGCCAAGAACAATGCCGGCGTAGCCGAGGCTGCGCGCAGCACGACAGCCGGCACAGCCGACTCAGAGAAAGCCGCCCGATCGCTCAGCCAGATGGCCGCCCATCTCCAGAAGCTGGTTGGCGAATTCACGATCTGA
- a CDS encoding chemotaxis protein CheW, with protein MASANRTIDSPAALRYATFVVAGHYFGTDVTQVQEVLRHQAMTPVPLAPPVIRGLINLRGQIVTAIEMRQRLGLPSRGDGEESMNVVVRTEDGVVSLLVDEIGDVVEGEQQAFEAPPESLDPVLRSLVSGIYKLKGRLLLVLDIRQTLNLDAVVGQLAC; from the coding sequence ATGGCGTCCGCAAACAGAACAATCGACAGTCCGGCAGCTCTCCGCTATGCCACCTTCGTGGTGGCCGGCCACTATTTCGGCACCGATGTGACCCAGGTCCAGGAAGTGCTGCGGCACCAGGCGATGACCCCGGTGCCCCTGGCTCCACCCGTCATCCGAGGTCTCATCAATCTGCGCGGCCAGATTGTCACGGCCATAGAGATGCGTCAACGCCTCGGATTGCCTTCCAGGGGTGACGGAGAAGAATCGATGAACGTCGTCGTCAGGACGGAAGACGGGGTCGTGAGCCTGTTGGTCGATGAGATCGGGGACGTCGTGGAAGGCGAACAGCAGGCATTCGAAGCTCCTCCCGAGAGCCTCGACCCGGTTCTGCGCAGCCTCGTCAGCGGCATTTACAAACTCAAGGGCCGCCTGCTGCTCGTGCTGGACATTCGGCAGACGCTGAATCTCGACGCGGTGGTTGGGCAACTGGCCTGCTAG
- a CDS encoding chemotaxis protein CheA — translation MEDQEVIKEFLIESSENLSRLDQELVELERNPGEPELLAGVFRTFHTIKGTCGFLGFGRLERVAHQAENILCRLRSFELELTTGLTSLILRAVDAMRLHLGSIEAGGREAETNDDELCRLLEAATDEGKPAGARTPMEGDSAPQRAQSVVADSAIRVDVHHLDKLMNLVGELVLTRNQILQFTSSQEGAALISSSQRLNLITSELQESVMKTRMQPIGVVWNKMPRLVRDVAMACGKRISLEMEGAGTELDKTIIEAIKDPITHIVRNCCDHGIEKPQLRKTRGKPIEGRLTLRAFHEGGQVIIEIADDGGGVDTAAVKAKAIAAGLLRPAQAESLSEREILNLLFEPGLSTARMVTSVSGRGVGMDVVRTNIERIGGAAEVSSRTGAGTTIRLKIPLTLAIIPGLVVALGERRSAPRPERAGPLGGTMHFIIPQVSLIELVRLEGDTARHSIERIRETAVYRLRGNLLPIVYLRTVLGCPAREEDSEVVNIAVLQAGDRQFGLVVDGIRDTQEIVVKPLGKHLKGLTCYAGATIMGDGRVALILDVLGIAQRCGAMVNSSREREHSEQAAETGQEAAGKQAFLLFRSGPFERLAVPLSTVSRLEEFPQSQLERAGNRLAVQYRGRILPLIPLAPILEPGLGDTASGKDPVQAVVFQSGERTLGLLIDGLADIVEDSASMSQASGRRGLLGSAIIGQRFTDLLDLETVLRVGWAEWIGGSTSAAQVELSCLAAAIDSKSRSSELSREKV, via the coding sequence ATGGAAGATCAGGAAGTTATCAAAGAGTTTTTGATCGAGAGCAGTGAGAACCTCAGCCGCCTGGACCAGGAACTGGTGGAACTGGAGCGGAACCCAGGTGAGCCGGAGTTGCTCGCCGGAGTCTTTCGAACTTTCCATACCATCAAGGGCACTTGTGGTTTCCTGGGCTTCGGCCGGCTCGAGCGGGTGGCCCATCAGGCGGAGAATATCCTATGCCGCTTGCGTTCGTTTGAACTGGAGCTGACGACCGGGCTGACTTCACTGATCCTGCGGGCTGTCGACGCCATGCGGCTCCACCTGGGGTCTATCGAAGCCGGGGGACGCGAGGCCGAAACCAATGATGATGAGCTCTGCCGCCTGCTGGAGGCCGCCACGGATGAGGGCAAACCAGCCGGCGCGCGCACCCCGATGGAAGGCGATTCGGCGCCTCAACGCGCCCAGAGTGTTGTAGCCGATTCGGCCATACGGGTGGATGTGCATCATTTGGATAAGCTCATGAACCTGGTTGGGGAGCTGGTGCTCACCAGGAATCAGATCCTTCAATTCACCTCCAGCCAGGAAGGGGCCGCGCTGATATCGTCCTCGCAGCGCCTGAACCTCATCACCTCGGAACTGCAGGAGAGCGTCATGAAGACGCGGATGCAGCCCATCGGGGTGGTCTGGAACAAGATGCCGCGGCTGGTGCGCGACGTGGCGATGGCGTGTGGGAAGCGGATATCGCTCGAGATGGAGGGCGCCGGCACTGAGCTGGACAAAACCATCATTGAAGCGATCAAGGATCCAATTACGCACATCGTGCGGAATTGCTGCGACCACGGCATTGAGAAACCGCAACTGAGGAAGACGAGGGGCAAGCCGATTGAGGGCCGTCTCACGCTGCGCGCTTTCCACGAAGGCGGGCAGGTGATTATCGAGATCGCCGATGACGGCGGTGGAGTGGACACGGCGGCCGTCAAGGCCAAGGCGATTGCAGCAGGCCTGCTGCGGCCAGCGCAGGCGGAATCGCTGTCGGAGCGCGAAATACTGAACCTGCTCTTCGAGCCGGGCCTGTCGACCGCCCGGATGGTCACCAGCGTCTCCGGCCGCGGTGTCGGCATGGATGTAGTGCGTACGAACATCGAGCGGATTGGCGGCGCGGCCGAAGTCTCAAGCCGGACCGGAGCCGGCACGACGATCCGCCTGAAGATTCCGCTCACTCTGGCCATCATTCCCGGACTGGTGGTGGCGCTGGGAGAACGGCGCTCAGCACCCAGGCCTGAACGGGCCGGCCCCTTGGGCGGCACAATGCACTTCATCATCCCCCAGGTAAGCCTGATCGAGCTTGTCAGGCTGGAGGGGGACACCGCGCGTCATTCGATTGAGCGGATCCGTGAGACCGCGGTGTACCGGCTGCGCGGCAATCTGCTGCCGATCGTTTACCTGCGCACGGTGCTGGGATGCCCGGCGCGGGAAGAGGATTCCGAGGTTGTCAACATTGCGGTGTTGCAGGCCGGGGACCGCCAGTTCGGGCTGGTGGTGGATGGAATACGGGATACGCAGGAGATCGTCGTCAAGCCGTTGGGCAAGCACCTGAAGGGGCTGACCTGCTATGCGGGCGCAACCATCATGGGTGATGGCCGTGTGGCGCTAATCCTTGACGTACTGGGCATTGCCCAGCGCTGCGGGGCAATGGTGAACAGCAGCCGCGAACGGGAGCACAGCGAGCAGGCCGCTGAGACCGGCCAGGAAGCGGCTGGCAAGCAGGCGTTCCTGCTGTTTCGTTCAGGGCCATTTGAGCGGCTGGCCGTGCCCTTGTCCACGGTCTCGAGGCTTGAGGAGTTTCCACAATCCCAATTGGAGCGGGCGGGCAACCGGCTGGCGGTGCAGTATCGGGGACGGATACTACCCCTGATCCCCCTGGCGCCGATTCTGGAGCCTGGCCTCGGTGATACAGCGTCGGGAAAAGACCCCGTTCAGGCGGTGGTCTTCCAGTCCGGCGAGCGCACCCTGGGACTCCTGATCGATGGCCTGGCAGACATCGTGGAGGACAGCGCCAGCATGAGCCAAGCCAGCGGACGGCGTGGCCTGCTGGGCTCCGCGATCATCGGGCAACGATTTACCGACCTGCTCGACCTCGAGACCGTGCTCAGGGTTGGCTGGGCTGAATGGATCGGCGGCAGCACAAGCGCGGCGCAAGTGGAGCTGAGCTGCCTGGCTGCCGCAATCGATTCAAAGTCCAGAAGCAGTGAATTGTCCAGGGAGAAAGTCTGA
- a CDS encoding glycoside hydrolase, with amino-acid sequence MNRALPSLLLLFVSLVAHAQRVDTISLDTVYQRIDNFGASDCWTMQKLSSWSLSSRERVADLLFSQSNGIGLSCWRFNIGGGTNVKITHPWRSPETFEVSEGKYDWTRQAGERWFLGAAKQRGVPQFLAFVNSPPGRMTRNGLTFTTKGEGSSNLKPGMEPQYARYLGDILSHFRSNPDTRERLDFQYISPINEPQWQWDGTSQEGTRASNSDIKAITRALAAELSRQKLTTRIALVESGSLPDMVHPNPEMTKQYGSTYGNYIDEFLGDSSVASLLAPMFGYHAYGSDRLTGSIVEDRRVLAERMKKYPQQRLWQTEYCILVGPEGKGGNKRDLTMATALDVARIIHLDMAVANASAWQWWTAMSPEDYKDGLIYTDYKKPGDPESILPSRLLWALGNYSRFVRPGMYRVVVAGEPDDIRGLMRTAYLDAEGRRVVVVYVNVGQAPQSVTAKFDVAKRGWRLRRTTPWVTSDLEGDELKAYPRLKPGEAFQLPARSVVTLVSEFEPAGK; translated from the coding sequence ATGAATCGAGCACTGCCTTCTCTTCTGCTGCTTTTCGTTTCGCTTGTTGCCCACGCCCAGCGCGTGGACACCATCTCTCTGGATACCGTCTACCAGCGGATCGACAACTTCGGTGCTTCCGATTGCTGGACCATGCAGAAGCTCTCGAGCTGGAGCCTCTCGTCCCGCGAACGCGTGGCCGATCTGCTCTTCTCGCAGTCCAACGGCATCGGGCTTAGTTGCTGGCGCTTCAATATCGGTGGCGGTACAAATGTGAAAATCACTCACCCCTGGCGGAGTCCGGAGACTTTTGAAGTATCCGAGGGTAAATACGATTGGACGCGCCAGGCGGGCGAGCGCTGGTTCCTGGGCGCGGCCAAACAGCGCGGTGTGCCTCAGTTCCTGGCCTTCGTGAACAGCCCGCCCGGCCGCATGACCCGCAACGGCCTCACCTTCACAACGAAAGGGGAAGGCAGCTCAAACCTGAAACCGGGCATGGAGCCGCAGTATGCACGCTACCTTGGCGACATCTTGAGCCACTTCCGCTCCAATCCTGACACGAGGGAGAGGCTCGATTTCCAGTACATCAGCCCGATCAACGAGCCGCAGTGGCAATGGGATGGCACCTCCCAGGAGGGAACCAGGGCGAGCAACTCCGACATCAAGGCGATCACAAGAGCCTTGGCCGCCGAACTGAGCCGCCAGAAGCTGACTACGCGGATTGCCCTTGTCGAGAGCGGCAGCCTGCCGGATATGGTCCACCCTAATCCTGAGATGACCAAACAGTACGGATCCACCTACGGAAACTACATTGATGAGTTCCTGGGTGACAGTTCCGTGGCTTCGCTGTTGGCGCCCATGTTTGGGTACCACGCCTACGGCTCCGATCGGTTGACAGGCTCCATCGTCGAGGATCGGCGGGTGCTCGCCGAACGGATGAAGAAATATCCACAGCAGCGGCTTTGGCAGACTGAATACTGCATTCTCGTCGGGCCGGAGGGCAAAGGAGGCAATAAGCGCGACCTGACGATGGCTACCGCCCTGGATGTCGCCCGCATCATTCACCTCGATATGGCCGTGGCGAACGCGTCGGCGTGGCAGTGGTGGACAGCTATGTCCCCCGAGGATTATAAAGACGGGCTCATCTATACCGATTACAAGAAACCAGGGGATCCCGAGTCCATCCTGCCGTCCCGGCTACTTTGGGCGCTGGGGAACTACAGCCGCTTCGTGCGCCCCGGCATGTATCGTGTGGTGGTGGCCGGTGAACCGGACGACATCCGCGGACTGATGCGGACGGCCTACCTCGATGCGGAAGGCAGGCGCGTCGTCGTGGTTTACGTAAACGTAGGCCAGGCCCCCCAGAGTGTCACAGCGAAGTTTGATGTGGCGAAGCGCGGCTGGCGGCTGCGCCGGACCACACCCTGGGTCACGTCCGATCTTGAAGGCGACGAACTGAAGGCCTACCCTCGCCTCAAGCCGGGCGAGGCATTCCAGCTTCCTGCACGTTCCGTTGTCACGCTGGTCTCGGAGTTTGAACCTGCCGGGAAATAG
- a CDS encoding esterase, giving the protein MRSLVLLACLPALFAQQANVNLDHNPQKNTENLIPFGAAILSPEVRDDRMVTFRLKAPQAHEVQLTGPALLIALGAANKPVPFLRGDDGAWTLTIGPLKPDMYVYSLTVDGVRMADPNNTIAGTAAQPAFSQLVVPGDGPAYYDARNVPHGNVTRHVYHSGVTNGERELYVYTPPGYDRAKRYPVLYLLGGSGELAYNWIYDGRVSFIMDNLLAEGKALPMIIAIPNNQMVHRNHPRHTELTFPLFEADLRQNIIPLVDSQYSTRKDPRGRALSGLSMGGRHTQFVGFNSLDLFASFGVLSAGDTDSEKTSSKFLNDPDVNRKVAYLFVGQGTGEANERIGERCVALHQALLNHKIVHEYYVGGNGGHDWATWRHLLYYRFLPKLWRGE; this is encoded by the coding sequence GTGCGATCACTCGTCCTGCTTGCCTGCCTGCCCGCCCTGTTCGCCCAGCAGGCGAACGTGAACCTAGACCATAACCCGCAGAAGAACACTGAGAATCTCATCCCATTTGGCGCAGCCATCCTGTCTCCGGAAGTACGGGACGACCGGATGGTGACGTTCCGCCTGAAGGCGCCCCAGGCGCATGAGGTCCAACTGACTGGCCCGGCCCTGCTGATCGCCCTGGGCGCGGCCAACAAGCCGGTGCCTTTCCTTAGGGGGGACGACGGAGCATGGACCCTGACGATTGGGCCGCTGAAGCCGGATATGTATGTTTACTCCCTGACCGTGGACGGAGTGCGCATGGCGGATCCGAACAACACGATCGCGGGCACCGCGGCTCAACCGGCCTTCAGCCAACTCGTTGTGCCGGGCGACGGGCCCGCGTACTACGACGCAAGAAACGTGCCACACGGAAACGTGACCAGGCACGTTTATCATTCCGGCGTGACGAATGGCGAGCGGGAACTGTACGTCTACACTCCGCCGGGCTATGACCGGGCGAAGCGCTATCCAGTGCTGTACCTGCTGGGCGGCAGCGGAGAACTCGCCTACAACTGGATCTACGATGGCCGAGTCAGTTTCATCATGGACAACCTGCTGGCGGAAGGGAAAGCGCTGCCCATGATTATCGCCATCCCGAATAATCAAATGGTGCACCGGAACCATCCCAGGCACACGGAACTGACCTTCCCGTTGTTCGAAGCGGACCTGCGGCAGAACATCATTCCCCTGGTCGACAGCCAGTACAGCACGCGCAAGGATCCACGAGGCCGCGCGCTATCGGGCTTGTCGATGGGCGGAAGGCACACCCAGTTCGTCGGCTTCAACAGCCTGGATCTCTTCGCCTCCTTCGGAGTGCTCAGCGCAGGCGACACAGACAGTGAGAAAACCAGCAGCAAATTCCTCAACGATCCGGACGTCAACAGGAAAGTGGCCTACCTGTTCGTGGGCCAGGGCACAGGCGAGGCGAATGAGCGGATTGGTGAGAGGTGCGTTGCGCTGCACCAGGCGCTGCTCAACCACAAGATCGTCCACGAATACTATGTCGGAGGCAACGGCGGGCACGACTGGGCGACCTGGCGTCATCTTCTCTATTACCGGTTCCTGCCCAAGCTGTGGCGAGGGGAATGA
- a CDS encoding MFS transporter: protein MNKRSLAAGCAAGFAFSANYTNHAPMVPALRGEFGFDNASAGLLTTGIFLTHALMQIPGGRLADRFGPARVLTFALAWVAVANLAIAFAGSYWMLLFWKAFAGIGTGACFTAGARYIVSSFEGRELHVAQGFFGGSVVLGSGFVLFAVPQLLGAFGWRGGFAGSAIVAAVVWLGWLVSAPPAASRTHSPGSLSEMLRSRQLWLLGFIQMASFGLVIVVGTWITTLLKTAFQMPLKQAGLLGSAVLLLGIVSRPLGGWLLHRIRIHTLIQCALLANAAACAALAWGQWVELTLAAVAVLGIGCGLPYAGLFNRAAALFPGRAGAAMGLVNMVGILMILAGAPAVGFLADWTGQFQSSFLVLGGFSLAAAASASAISEQ, encoded by the coding sequence ATGAACAAACGCTCGCTGGCTGCTGGTTGTGCCGCCGGATTTGCCTTTTCCGCCAACTACACGAATCATGCGCCCATGGTTCCGGCCCTGCGCGGTGAGTTCGGCTTCGACAATGCCAGCGCCGGGTTGCTCACCACAGGCATCTTCCTCACCCACGCCCTGATGCAGATTCCCGGAGGGCGGCTGGCCGATCGCTTCGGACCTGCCCGCGTGTTGACGTTCGCCCTCGCCTGGGTGGCCGTGGCGAATCTGGCGATCGCCTTCGCGGGCTCTTACTGGATGCTTCTGTTCTGGAAGGCGTTTGCGGGCATCGGAACCGGCGCCTGCTTCACGGCGGGTGCCCGGTACATCGTCTCGTCCTTTGAGGGCCGCGAACTCCATGTGGCGCAGGGTTTCTTTGGAGGTTCGGTGGTGCTCGGCTCCGGCTTCGTGCTGTTTGCGGTGCCGCAATTGCTGGGCGCCTTCGGCTGGCGGGGCGGGTTTGCCGGATCGGCGATTGTGGCGGCGGTCGTGTGGTTAGGTTGGCTCGTCTCCGCTCCGCCTGCCGCCTCTCGAACCCATTCCCCGGGGAGTCTCTCAGAGATGTTGCGGAGCCGCCAGTTGTGGCTGCTGGGGTTCATCCAGATGGCCTCGTTCGGGCTGGTCATCGTGGTGGGGACCTGGATCACCACACTGCTGAAAACCGCCTTTCAAATGCCCCTCAAACAGGCAGGACTGCTGGGGTCTGCCGTACTTCTTCTCGGCATCGTCTCCCGGCCTCTCGGTGGCTGGCTGCTGCACCGCATTCGGATCCACACGCTCATTCAGTGTGCCCTACTGGCGAATGCGGCCGCGTGCGCCGCCCTTGCCTGGGGGCAATGGGTGGAACTCACGCTTGCGGCGGTCGCCGTCCTCGGGATAGGCTGCGGATTGCCGTATGCGGGTCTATTCAATCGGGCCGCCGCGCTCTTTCCTGGGCGCGCTGGGGCCGCCATGGGACTGGTGAACATGGTGGGGATCCTCATGATTCTCGCGGGTGCGCCGGCTGTCGGCTTCCTCGCCGACTGGACTGGCCAATTCCAATCGAGTTTCCTCGTGCTAGGCGGATTCTCTCTGGCGGCAGCCGCGTCGGCATCGGCAATTTCGGAGCAATAA
- a CDS encoding class I adenylate-forming enzyme family protein, producing the protein MNLIQLFDLSLKGRRDEVALEFSGGSFTFGEIDDRSNRMAALFQQRGLEKGDRLCVYLSNCVELIDIYLACAKLGVIFVPINILYREREILHILADSGPKAVITAQEMPGTVPVWPIAGLITPPAAERPDVALNGDSPAALVYTSGTTGASKGAILTHNNFAVNAINLNACWDITKTDRFLLALPLFHVHALGNGLHCWLISGCRMRLLERFEHQKAAAEFLDYRPTLFFGVPTVYVRLLDFPADIAGQVGRFMRLFVSGSAPLPPQVFEEFHAKFGHTILERYGMTETLMNISNPYVGDRRPGTVGLPLPGISARIVDGELQLRGPNVCAGYWRREEATKAAFEDGWFKTGDVAECSADGYYTLLGRKSDLIISGGFNIYPREIEEFLLEQEEVAEAAVVGVPDQLRGEIPVAYIVPRAAIDAATLDLRCRAKLASFKVPRDFLAVDKLPRTALGKIQKHLLPPWTK; encoded by the coding sequence ATGAACCTCATCCAGTTATTCGATCTCTCCTTGAAGGGCCGCCGCGACGAGGTGGCGCTCGAGTTCAGTGGAGGCTCCTTCACCTTCGGAGAGATCGATGACCGCAGCAATCGCATGGCCGCCCTCTTTCAGCAGCGCGGGCTCGAGAAGGGCGACCGGCTGTGTGTCTACCTTTCCAACTGCGTCGAGCTCATCGACATCTACCTCGCCTGCGCCAAGCTCGGCGTCATCTTTGTTCCAATCAACATCCTTTACCGCGAACGCGAGATTCTGCACATCCTCGCTGACTCCGGCCCCAAGGCCGTGATCACCGCGCAGGAGATGCCGGGCACTGTTCCCGTGTGGCCAATCGCCGGACTGATCACTCCACCAGCAGCGGAGCGGCCCGATGTAGCCCTTAATGGCGATTCGCCGGCGGCGCTGGTGTACACCTCAGGAACCACCGGCGCCTCAAAAGGGGCGATCCTCACACACAACAACTTCGCGGTGAACGCAATCAATCTGAACGCGTGCTGGGACATCACGAAGACCGACCGATTTCTACTGGCGCTGCCGCTTTTCCACGTTCACGCGCTGGGCAACGGCCTGCACTGCTGGCTGATCAGCGGCTGCCGCATGCGCCTGCTGGAGCGCTTCGAGCATCAGAAAGCCGCCGCGGAGTTTCTCGACTACCGGCCTACCCTCTTCTTTGGCGTGCCGACTGTCTATGTGCGCCTTCTCGACTTCCCGGCTGACATCGCAGGTCAGGTGGGCCGCTTCATGCGGCTGTTTGTCTCCGGCTCGGCTCCACTGCCGCCGCAGGTCTTTGAGGAGTTTCACGCCAAATTCGGTCACACCATTCTGGAGCGCTATGGAATGACCGAGACCCTCATGAATATCTCAAATCCCTACGTGGGCGATCGCCGGCCTGGAACCGTGGGGCTTCCTTTGCCCGGCATCTCGGCACGGATCGTGGATGGCGAACTCCAACTCCGGGGACCCAATGTTTGCGCCGGCTACTGGCGCCGCGAGGAGGCGACGAAAGCCGCGTTTGAAGATGGATGGTTCAAAACCGGCGACGTGGCCGAATGCTCGGCCGACGGGTACTACACTCTGTTGGGCCGCAAGAGTGACCTCATCATTTCGGGCGGGTTCAATATCTACCCCCGCGAGATCGAGGAGTTTCTGCTGGAGCAGGAGGAGGTCGCGGAAGCCGCCGTGGTAGGCGTCCCCGACCAGCTACGCGGAGAAATCCCCGTCGCCTACATTGTGCCCCGTGCCGCGATCGACGCCGCCACCCTGGATCTGCGCTGCCGGGCGAAACTTGCATC